A segment of the Echinicola strongylocentroti genome:
TTCCCAAAAACCACCTACGCATAGATACGCACAGAGGAAAAAAACAATTGCTTCCCTATTTTTATGTTATAAAGGAACTGGTATTCACTTGTGAGACAATCCATATCCACACACATATCCTGGATACGGTGCTCCCACTGCCACCAGCCGTCAAATCCCCGTGGAAGGGCGGCCTCCAGCTGGGAAAGACTAAAGAAGCGAATCCCAAACGCCCACCGCTTCATTAGCCATACCATTTCGGTCAATAACAATCCTCCTCACAGTCCACTGCCTGGGCATAGTCTTCTTCGGTGATGTGGTGGGCGTAATGTTTATCATCTACTTTTTGTCCATTTATAATAGACAAGGCTTTAGCATTGCCATCTCGTACATCTTTCCATGTATAGACCAATAACTTTTGGTCTTCAAATACCACTCTGACAGAGTCAACTCCTCCATTTCTTAAGGAATAAAAATTTTGATGATCGTCATCAGAAATTATCCTAACTATTTTATAATGGGAATGCGAAGCGATATATATCGGGTCTGCCATTCCTTTCTTTTCAGAATTCCACTTACTATTATATCCAACTACCGTAACGGTTTTATCAGTTTCGTTGAAAATAGAATAATATACTTTATGCGATTTGCTATCTACACATCCCAAAAGGATAAGGATCAGCATCATTGACATAATTTTCCCTCTCATTTCTTACACTTTAATGGTATTCACTAAATAGATAGTCCAGCTCTGAGCCTTCCGTCGGGTTATCGTACATATCCTGGATACGGTGCTCCCACTGCCACCAGCCGCCAAATCCCCGAGGAAGGGCGGCCTCCAGCTGGGAAAGACTAAAGAAGCGAATCCCAAACGCCCCCCCGCTTCATTAGCCATACCATTTTGGTCAATAACAATCCTCCCCACAGTCCTCCGCTTGGGCATAGTCTTCTTCGGTGATGTGGTGGCTATAATCATATTTACCTGTATTTTTTCCACTAAGAATAGAACGGGCTTTAGCATTGCCATTTCGTGCATCTTTCCTGGTATATATCAATAGCTTTTGATCTTCAAATATTACTCTGACTGAATCTACCCCCCCCTTTAAGTGAA
Coding sequences within it:
- a CDS encoding DUF6396 domain-containing protein, whose protein sequence is MLPYFYVIKELVFTCETIHIHTHILDTVLPLPPAVKSPWKGGLQLGKTKEANPKRPPLH